Below is a genomic region from Streptomyces sp. NBC_00461.
AAGGGTTCCGGCGTCGAGGTCAGCGCGGTCAAGAACCTCGTCGAGCGGTTCTTCGAGGCCCGCAAGATGATGTCCCGCATGGCCCAGGGCGGTGGCATGCCGGGGATGCCCGGGATTCCGGGCATGGGCGGCGGTCCCGGCCGTACCAAGAAGCAGCCGAAGAAGGCCAAGGGCAAGCAGCGCTCGGGCAACCCGATGAAGCGCAGGCAGCAGGAGCAGGAGGAGGCCGAGCGGCGGGCCGCGGCGGCTCAGGGCGGCGGCGCCTTCGAGGTGCCGGGCCAGCAGGCCCCGCAGGACTTCGAGCTGCCGGACGAGTTCAAGAAGTTCATGGGCTGAGTTCACCCTCTGCGAGTGCCAGGGGTTGGTCATTGTCGTAACGTCCGCATATGACCAACCCCGCCCCGCCGCGCAAGTCGCCCGACCAGCCCTGGCGTACCGAGGGCACTCCCGAGGAGCCGCAGAAGCCGTCCCCGGGTGGTCGGAAGATGCGCGGCGGCTGGTGGAGCCTGATCCTGACCGCGCTGGTCGTGTATCTGATCGCCAACCTGGTGCTGTCGTTCTTCAACGAGGGTGACGAACCGACGATCTCGTACACCGAGTTCAGCAAGCAGGTCGACGCCGGGAACGTCAGCAAGATCTACTCCAAGGGCGACGCGATCCAGGGCCAGCTCAAGAAGGAGCGGGAACGGCCCGGCGGAGGCGGCAAGTACACCAAGTTCAACACCCAGCGCCCGTCGTTCGCCGACGACCAGCTCTGGGAGGACCTGACCAAGCACGACGTCACCGTCACGGCAGAGCCCGTCGTCCAGCACCGTAGTTTTCTGGCCAATCTGCTGATCTCGTTGGCGCCGATGCTGCTTCTGGTCGTGCTGTGGATCTTCATCGCGCGGCGGATGAGCGCGGGATTGGGCGGCGCGGGCGGCATGCTCGGCCGCAAGGCGCCGCCCAAGCCGGTCGAGCTGGAGCCGGGCCAGCCGCGCACGACGTTCGAGGACGTGGCCGGCATCGACGAGGTCGAGGGCGAACTCAACGACGTCGTCGACTTCCTGAAGAACCCCGACGCCTACCGCAGGATGGGCGCGAAGATGCCGCGGGGCGTACTGCTCGCGGGCCCACCCGGCACGGGCAAGACGCTCCTCGCGCGCGCCGTCGCCGGCGAGGCGGGCGTGCCCTTCTTCTCCGCGTCCGCTTCCGAGTTCATCGAGATGATCGTCGGCGTGGGCGCCTCACGCGTGCGTGAGCTGTTCGCGGAGGCACGCAAGGTGGCCCCGTCGATCATCTTCATCGACGAGATCGACACCATCGGCCGGGCCCGCGCCGGCGGCTCCGGCATGGGCGGTCACGACGAGCGCGAGCAGACGCTGAACCAGATCCTGACCGAGATGGACGGCTTCTCGGGCTCGGAGGGCGTCATCGTCATCGCGGCCACCAACCGCGCGGACGTCCTGGACCCGGCCCTGACCCGCCCCGGCCGCTTCGACCGGGTGGTCATGGTCTCGCCCCCGGACCGCGGCGGCCGCGAGGCCATCCTGGCGATCCACACCCGCGAGATCCCGCTCGCGAAGGACGTCGACCTCGGCCAAGTGGCCCGTACGACCCCGGGCATGACCGGCGCGGAACTGGCCAACCTCGCCAACGAGGCGGCCCTGCTCGCCGTCAAGCGCAAGCAGGAGCGGGTGACGCAGAGCGACCTCTCCGAGGCCCTGGAGAAGGTCCAACTCGGCGCCGAACGGCCGCTGGTGATGCCCGAGGAGGAGCGCCGGCGCACCGCGTACCACGAGAGCGGACACGCCCTGCTCGGCATGCTCCAGCCCGGCGCCGACCCCGTCCGCAAGATCACCATCGTCCCGCGCGGCCGCGCCCTCGGCGTCACGCTCTCCACACCGGAGTCCGACAAGTACGCGTACACCGAGGAGTACCTGCGCGGCCGCATCATCGGCGCGCTCGGCGGCATGGCGGCGGAACAGGTCGTCTACGGCGTCGTCACGACCGGTGCGGAGAACGACCTGGAACAGGTCACCAACATCGCGCGCGGGATGGTCGCCCGCTGGGGGATGAGCGAGCGCGTCGGCCGCCTGTCCGCCCTCCCCGGCGACGCCCAACAGGCGTACGGCCTCTCGGCGGCCCCCCAGACCCTGGACGTGATCGAGCACGAGATGCGCCGGATCGTCGACGAGTGCTACGAGGAGGCGTGCCGCAAGCTGCGCGACCACCGCCCCCAACTGGACGCGCTCGCCCGGGCGTTGCTGGCGAACGAGACCCTGGAGGAGGCGGACGCGTACCGGGTCGCGGGGATCACACGAGCGGCGAGGGAGCCGGGCGCCTAGGCCTGTCCGGCGGGGGCTGCGCGTTGTTGCCGACCCGAGTGGGGTCTGGTGCGTGCAGTTGCAAGGCGGAGGAGGGAGTCGGCGAGTGACGACAACGCCGCTGGGGGTCCCCCACGCCTTCAAGGGCAGTGGGGGAGTGCGTGCCTGGGCCCGCGACGCCGGCGTGATCCGCCGGACAGGCCTGGACACCTAGGGCGTACGGGCGACCAGGTACCGGAACACGTTCGGCATCCACACCGTCCTGTCCGTGCGCAGATACGG
It encodes:
- the ftsH gene encoding ATP-dependent zinc metalloprotease FtsH, which produces MTNPAPPRKSPDQPWRTEGTPEEPQKPSPGGRKMRGGWWSLILTALVVYLIANLVLSFFNEGDEPTISYTEFSKQVDAGNVSKIYSKGDAIQGQLKKERERPGGGGKYTKFNTQRPSFADDQLWEDLTKHDVTVTAEPVVQHRSFLANLLISLAPMLLLVVLWIFIARRMSAGLGGAGGMLGRKAPPKPVELEPGQPRTTFEDVAGIDEVEGELNDVVDFLKNPDAYRRMGAKMPRGVLLAGPPGTGKTLLARAVAGEAGVPFFSASASEFIEMIVGVGASRVRELFAEARKVAPSIIFIDEIDTIGRARAGGSGMGGHDEREQTLNQILTEMDGFSGSEGVIVIAATNRADVLDPALTRPGRFDRVVMVSPPDRGGREAILAIHTREIPLAKDVDLGQVARTTPGMTGAELANLANEAALLAVKRKQERVTQSDLSEALEKVQLGAERPLVMPEEERRRTAYHESGHALLGMLQPGADPVRKITIVPRGRALGVTLSTPESDKYAYTEEYLRGRIIGALGGMAAEQVVYGVVTTGAENDLEQVTNIARGMVARWGMSERVGRLSALPGDAQQAYGLSAAPQTLDVIEHEMRRIVDECYEEACRKLRDHRPQLDALARALLANETLEEADAYRVAGITRAAREPGA